One Gemmatimonadota bacterium DNA window includes the following coding sequences:
- a CDS encoding peptide ABC transporter substrate-binding protein has protein sequence MRHSIKYAAVLLGAVSAFFLVPLLIAAQGGSGESAARPLPPDASPRDQQVFRYMSPEPRTLDSAINDYDTEDTIIPFEPLLRRDPNWNPEPAAADSYTSSPDGKTWTFHLRQGARWSDGRPVTAHDFVYSFRRMLDPEEANPYGFFYHDFKNARPINRGEIKDLTQLGVRAADDLTLVIETEKSAPYLPYIVSYGNALPVPPWQVEKYERKWTRLENIVSNSGFKLSEWITGSHMTLVPDPMYNGPHKPYLEKVIHPFRNAAVATVLAYENDEVDRELVDVTDMPRILADPELAPDLVKIAARASWYLFYRTRQPPFNDVRVREAFTRAIDREVITNILLGGTAVPAYSMIPPEFAEYNGPAMKPYQTYNPAKARELISEAGYPRGRGFPRQEMWLRAPNPTIKRISEAIMAMLKENIGVDVTIRSADRTMYMNNMYNWRMNLGLIVFYADYLDPRNMLDMIWHSQPQGYGRSDWTNVEFDRLVEEAAAELDRDRRRSLYAEAEEIMVSDYAGSFLFHPVYLELRKPWVKGIAENPDGTVGAMDYTRVYISR, from the coding sequence ATGCGCCATTCTATCAAGTATGCTGCCGTCCTGCTCGGCGCCGTCTCCGCCTTCTTCCTGGTCCCCTTACTGATCGCGGCGCAAGGCGGTTCCGGGGAATCGGCCGCGCGGCCCCTTCCGCCGGACGCCTCCCCGCGGGACCAGCAGGTCTTCAGGTACATGAGCCCGGAGCCCCGCACCCTGGATTCCGCAATCAACGACTACGACACGGAAGACACCATCATCCCCTTCGAGCCCCTGCTCCGCCGCGATCCGAACTGGAATCCGGAACCCGCGGCCGCGGACAGCTACACGTCCTCTCCGGACGGCAAGACGTGGACCTTCCACCTACGCCAGGGCGCGAGGTGGAGCGACGGCCGGCCCGTTACGGCCCATGACTTCGTCTACTCCTTCCGGCGCATGCTGGACCCGGAGGAGGCCAACCCCTACGGGTTCTTCTACCACGACTTCAAGAATGCCAGGCCCATCAACCGCGGCGAGATCAAGGACCTGACCCAGCTGGGCGTCCGCGCGGCCGACGATCTCACGCTGGTCATCGAGACGGAGAAGTCGGCGCCGTACCTTCCCTACATCGTATCCTATGGGAATGCGCTGCCGGTACCGCCATGGCAGGTCGAAAAGTACGAGAGGAAATGGACCCGCCTCGAGAACATCGTCTCGAATTCGGGGTTCAAACTGTCGGAGTGGATCACCGGAAGCCACATGACCCTGGTTCCGGACCCAATGTACAACGGTCCCCACAAGCCGTACCTGGAGAAGGTCATCCATCCCTTCCGCAACGCGGCGGTGGCCACGGTCCTCGCCTACGAGAACGACGAGGTGGACCGCGAACTCGTCGACGTGACCGACATGCCCCGCATCCTGGCCGATCCCGAACTCGCGCCGGACCTGGTCAAGATAGCCGCGCGGGCCTCATGGTATCTCTTCTACCGCACCCGTCAGCCGCCCTTCAACGACGTGCGGGTCCGGGAAGCCTTCACGCGGGCGATCGACCGGGAGGTCATCACCAACATCCTCCTGGGCGGCACGGCCGTCCCCGCCTACTCCATGATCCCGCCCGAGTTCGCGGAGTACAACGGTCCGGCCATGAAACCCTATCAGACTTACAATCCGGCCAAGGCCCGGGAGCTCATAAGCGAGGCCGGCTATCCCCGCGGACGGGGGTTCCCCCGCCAGGAGATGTGGCTGCGGGCGCCGAACCCCACCATCAAGCGCATCAGCGAGGCCATCATGGCCATGCTGAAGGAGAACATCGGGGTCGACGTCACGATCCGGAGCGCCGACCGGACCATGTACATGAACAACATGTATAACTGGCGCATGAACCTGGGGCTAATCGTGTTCTACGCGGATTACCTGGATCCCCGCAACATGCTCGACATGATCTGGCATTCGCAGCCTCAGGGATATGGCCGTTCGGACTGGACGAACGTCGAGTTCGACCGCCTGGTGGAGGAGGCAGCCGCGGAACTGGACAGGGACAGGCGGCGCTCGCTTTACGCGGAAGCGGAGGAGATCATGGTCTCGGACTACGCCGGGTCCTTTCTGTTCCATCCGGTGTATCTGGAACTCAGGAAGCCCTGGGTCAAGGGCATCGCGGAAAACCCCGACGGCACGGTAGGCGCCATGGACTATACGCGGGTCTACATCTCCCGCTGA
- a CDS encoding aspartate aminotransferase family protein has protein sequence MTTAQKISQEAIYRERTPGSCEAFKRAGEVMPGVAKGAYYYAPYPVTIARAEGCHLYDVDGNRYVDFANHHTTQILGHNHPAVVQAVARQLEQGIAVAAPMGIETALADELCRRVDSLEMVRFCNSGTEATLHAIRLAREHTGRHLIAKFEGGYHGSHDAVEISTSPDPAKAGPADRPVPVASAGGMPPNATDNVVILPFDDEAAVEAIVAEKSNELAAVILDPKTGVIPQRLDFVKAVREITERYGVLLILDEIVGFRASPGGVQAQCGILPDLSTYGKIVGGGFPAGAFGGRRELMSLLDPTQGKTRVFQSGSFSAHPVTMAAGLAMLEVLTPDVYARLNRLTDRLVHGLDDVFARTGTVATVAASGSTFSIYFTREPVRTYRAVAAADKGPVSAVFLGLLNRGYYLSNGLAMNCLSAAMDESHIDGLVEAVAGTLEEI, from the coding sequence ATGACAACGGCCCAGAAGATATCGCAGGAGGCGATCTACCGCGAAAGGACGCCGGGATCCTGTGAAGCGTTCAAGCGCGCGGGTGAAGTCATGCCCGGCGTCGCCAAGGGCGCCTACTACTACGCGCCGTACCCGGTCACCATCGCGCGGGCAGAAGGCTGCCACCTGTACGACGTGGACGGCAACCGGTACGTGGATTTCGCCAACCACCACACGACGCAGATCCTGGGGCACAATCACCCTGCCGTCGTTCAGGCCGTGGCGCGACAGCTGGAGCAGGGCATTGCCGTGGCCGCTCCCATGGGAATCGAAACAGCACTGGCGGACGAGCTGTGCCGGAGAGTGGACTCCCTGGAGATGGTCCGGTTCTGCAACTCCGGGACGGAGGCGACCCTCCACGCGATCCGGCTGGCGCGGGAACACACGGGCCGTCACCTCATCGCCAAGTTCGAAGGGGGCTACCACGGCAGCCACGACGCCGTCGAAATCAGCACTTCACCCGATCCGGCGAAGGCGGGTCCCGCGGATCGGCCGGTGCCCGTGGCCAGCGCGGGAGGCATGCCTCCCAACGCCACCGACAACGTCGTCATCCTGCCCTTCGACGACGAAGCGGCCGTCGAGGCGATTGTCGCGGAGAAAAGCAACGAACTGGCGGCCGTGATCCTCGACCCGAAGACGGGCGTCATTCCCCAGCGATTGGACTTCGTGAAGGCGGTGCGCGAGATCACCGAGCGTTACGGCGTGCTCCTCATCCTGGACGAGATCGTGGGATTTCGCGCGTCGCCGGGCGGGGTCCAGGCCCAGTGCGGCATCCTTCCCGACCTGAGTACCTACGGTAAGATCGTGGGCGGTGGGTTTCCCGCGGGCGCTTTCGGCGGCCGCAGGGAACTGATGTCCCTGCTGGATCCCACCCAGGGCAAGACCCGGGTTTTCCAGAGCGGATCCTTCAGCGCACACCCCGTCACCATGGCCGCGGGACTCGCCATGCTGGAAGTGCTGACGCCCGACGTGTATGCAAGGCTCAACCGTCTCACCGATCGTCTCGTGCATGGTCTTGATGACGTGTTCGCCCGCACGGGTACCGTGGCGACGGTGGCCGCGTCCGGCTCCACCTTCAGCATCTATTTCACAAGGGAACCGGTCCGCACCTACCGCGCCGTGGCGGCGGCGGACAAGGGTCCCGTATCCGCGGTGTTTCTCGGCTTGCTGAACCGCGGTTACTACCTGTCGAACGGCCTCGCCATGAACTGCCTTTCCGCGGCCATGGACGAATCGCATATCGACGGTCTCGTCGAGGCGGTGGCCGGTACGCTGGAAGAAATCTGA
- a CDS encoding tetratricopeptide repeat protein: protein MRMTRIKKLNILAVFTVLVTLVAAPAIQAQTIDDAKTKVDAMPDDPPRHYNLGIAYFKAGQFTNAIGAFQKAVELKADYKEAYYNLGLSQQKAGQTSNAIKSFRKATELDAKYADAHGALGSAYQKLKNSSNAIRSYRAAIGINDKKANWHYNLGILYQTREDYPNAIRSYENYLRLAPRARNAASLRNIVAQMKDAIR from the coding sequence ATGAGGATGACACGCATCAAGAAGTTGAACATTCTTGCCGTATTCACGGTCCTGGTCACGTTGGTCGCGGCGCCTGCCATTCAGGCCCAGACGATTGATGACGCGAAGACGAAAGTGGACGCCATGCCGGACGATCCTCCCCGTCATTACAATCTCGGCATCGCCTACTTCAAGGCAGGACAGTTTACGAACGCCATCGGCGCGTTCCAGAAAGCCGTCGAGCTGAAGGCGGATTACAAGGAAGCGTACTACAACCTCGGCCTTTCCCAGCAGAAGGCGGGCCAGACTTCCAACGCGATCAAATCGTTCCGGAAGGCGACGGAGCTCGATGCCAAATACGCGGACGCGCACGGCGCGTTGGGCAGCGCATACCAGAAGCTCAAGAACAGCAGCAACGCGATTAGATCTTACAGGGCTGCGATCGGCATCAACGACAAGAAGGCGAACTGGCACTACAACCTGGGCATCCTGTACCAGACCCGCGAGGACTATCCGAACGCGATCAGGTCCTACGAGAACTATCTGAGACTGGCGCCCCGGGCCAGGAACGCCGCGTCACTCCGGAACATCGTCGCCCAGATGAAGGACGCGATCCGTTAA
- a CDS encoding cupin domain-containing protein, giving the protein MGVVHKHQGQQGANDWSGVEKQPYSKGGAVGGSVRVVIGPDDGANNFSVRYFEIEPGGQSSFDRHPHDHGIYILRGRAKVLIGWDVHDVGPGDVVYIAPNEQHQFESVGEEPLGFLCVVPPKEDPPETADG; this is encoded by the coding sequence ATGGGTGTCGTCCATAAGCACCAGGGACAGCAAGGCGCGAACGACTGGTCCGGCGTGGAGAAGCAGCCCTACAGCAAGGGCGGGGCGGTGGGCGGATCGGTGCGTGTAGTCATCGGTCCCGACGACGGGGCGAACAATTTCTCCGTCCGATACTTCGAAATCGAACCGGGTGGGCAGTCATCCTTCGACCGACATCCCCACGACCACGGCATCTACATCCTCCGGGGACGGGCAAAAGTGCTCATCGGGTGGGACGTGCACGACGTGGGACCGGGCGACGTGGTGTACATCGCCCCCAACGAACAGCACCAGTTCGAGAGCGTCGGCGAGGAACCGCTCGGGTTCCTGTGCGTCGTCCCGCCCAAAGAGGATCCCCCGGAAACGGCCGACGGCTAG
- a CDS encoding ferritin-like domain-containing protein, with protein sequence MSENNKSEDPVSDESRSDELKSDELKSDDFAIPLPDTSDWGEPDRGIRVKPADGRGILMRDCQVGRAGEVPELALDGHGLAQRGSVVDPGTPDFGFAIREKKLVWADNIAELYEQGKAGQWDATTDIPWDDLPVLPDDLEQAVCQVMTFLIQNEYLAMYLPAKFMNRIDPQFSEVVLFLATQVMDEARHAEVFTKRALANGGGLQYVSAATEWSLRSLLAQDDYSNGSFLMHVLGEGTFMELLMFLEQVAPDPVTARTFKLARQDEGRHVGYGISHFAYHIEQDPSIKDDLMRAAEERTLFLQQASGSSPFVLKAMMTLAGGGSHPEQLARGRDAVMGLYEEMHSKRVRELVAIGFELKDAERISELHGSGVRNFM encoded by the coding sequence ATGTCCGAGAACAACAAGTCCGAAGACCCCGTGTCCGATGAATCCAGGTCCGACGAACTCAAGTCCGACGAGCTCAAGTCTGACGACTTCGCCATACCTCTGCCCGATACATCCGATTGGGGCGAACCCGACCGGGGCATCCGCGTGAAACCCGCGGACGGCCGAGGCATCCTCATGCGGGACTGCCAGGTCGGCAGGGCGGGCGAAGTGCCGGAACTGGCCCTCGACGGACACGGCCTGGCGCAGCGGGGTTCAGTCGTCGATCCAGGGACGCCGGACTTCGGATTTGCCATCCGGGAAAAGAAGCTGGTATGGGCCGATAACATCGCGGAATTGTACGAGCAGGGCAAGGCGGGGCAGTGGGACGCCACGACGGACATCCCGTGGGATGACCTGCCCGTATTGCCGGACGACCTGGAGCAGGCGGTGTGCCAGGTCATGACCTTCCTGATCCAGAACGAATACCTGGCCATGTACCTGCCCGCCAAGTTCATGAACCGCATCGATCCCCAGTTCTCCGAAGTGGTCCTCTTCCTGGCCACGCAGGTCATGGACGAGGCCCGTCACGCGGAGGTATTCACCAAGCGTGCCCTCGCCAACGGCGGCGGCCTGCAGTACGTCTCGGCCGCGACCGAATGGTCCCTGCGCAGCCTGCTGGCGCAGGACGACTACTCGAATGGTTCCTTCCTTATGCACGTCCTGGGCGAGGGGACCTTCATGGAACTCCTCATGTTCCTGGAGCAGGTCGCGCCCGACCCGGTGACCGCCCGGACCTTCAAGCTGGCGCGCCAGGACGAGGGCCGGCACGTCGGGTACGGCATATCCCATTTCGCCTACCACATCGAGCAGGACCCGTCGATAAAGGACGATCTGATGCGGGCGGCCGAGGAACGGACCCTGTTCCTCCAGCAGGCTTCCGGGTCCAGCCCCTTCGTGCTGAAAGCCATGATGACGCTGGCCGGCGGCGGCTCGCACCCGGAGCAACTGGCACGGGGGCGGGACGCGGTCATGGGTCTCTACGAGGAAATGCACAGCAAACGGGTACGCGAACTCGTGGCCATCGGCTTCGAACTCAAGGATGCCGAACGCATATCGGAGCTGCACGGCAGCGGCGTACGGAACTTCATGTAA
- a CDS encoding outer membrane beta-barrel protein: MGTFMLRRFPAWLAVLMLAVFPAAAQESGESAVSGLVEISGFVDASYTYSNLDDSNTFGLDQVEIDLSRNLGDIGSLRADLEWVSDGEGGFTLDAEQGYVTLDLGMGRGEGNYPTLTFGKFNAPIGFELLDAPDMYQYSHALVFDNGLPTNLTGAMLSMDLGGGIDVVVHLTNGWDQNVDANTNKMIGGRLGYSHEEMGGIGFSAMRGDEEGLVGNLTVYDVDLTLTPSTRLIIGGEYNSGKTDLDQVDVENSWNGFMVIAHYSLNDVMGLTGRYDRFNREISQVAARRSGAQDHPRSLDLTQQALTIAPTFALTDGLGFLMELRRDFSDDAIFYNSESGKSEKSMVNFAFEMTYSF, translated from the coding sequence ATGGGTACCTTTATGTTACGCAGATTCCCCGCCTGGCTGGCGGTCCTGATGCTCGCGGTCTTCCCGGCCGCCGCGCAGGAGAGCGGTGAATCGGCCGTTTCCGGCCTGGTCGAAATCTCGGGATTCGTAGACGCCAGCTACACGTACTCCAACCTCGATGATTCGAACACCTTCGGCCTCGATCAGGTGGAGATCGATCTGTCCAGGAACCTGGGCGATATCGGCTCGTTGCGCGCGGACCTGGAATGGGTGAGCGACGGCGAAGGCGGGTTCACCCTCGACGCGGAGCAGGGTTACGTCACCCTCGATCTCGGCATGGGCCGCGGGGAGGGGAACTACCCGACCCTGACCTTCGGGAAATTCAACGCGCCCATCGGGTTCGAGCTCCTGGACGCCCCGGACATGTACCAGTACTCCCACGCACTGGTCTTCGATAACGGATTGCCCACCAATCTGACCGGCGCCATGCTCTCCATGGACCTGGGCGGCGGAATCGACGTGGTGGTACACCTGACCAACGGCTGGGACCAGAACGTCGATGCGAATACCAACAAGATGATCGGCGGCCGACTCGGCTACAGCCACGAGGAAATGGGCGGCATCGGCTTCTCGGCGATGCGCGGCGACGAAGAGGGTCTGGTCGGCAATCTGACCGTCTACGACGTCGACCTGACCCTGACTCCTTCAACCCGCCTGATCATCGGTGGGGAGTACAACAGCGGCAAGACCGACTTGGACCAGGTCGACGTGGAGAACAGCTGGAACGGTTTCATGGTAATAGCGCATTACAGTTTGAACGACGTCATGGGTTTGACGGGCCGGTACGACCGATTCAACCGGGAGATTTCGCAAGTCGCGGCGCGGCGCAGTGGAGCGCAGGACCACCCGCGAAGCCTGGACCTGACTCAGCAGGCCCTCACTATCGCCCCGACCTTCGCGCTGACCGACGGCCTGGGGTTCCTCATGGAACTCCGCCGAGATTTCTCCGACGATGCGATCTTCTACAACTCGGAATCGGGGAAATCGGAGAAGTCGATGGTCAATTTCGCCTTCGAGATGACCTATTCGTTCTGA
- a CDS encoding sugar phosphate isomerase/epimerase — MKLGFVTYQIGRDWDVPAIIDMCGRTGFTGVELRTTHAHGVESSLSAGERSEVRRRFEDGGVDLVGLGTAFEYHSVDPDEVRSNVDGTVEYAKLAADLGCPGVKVRPNGLQTEAGIPEEATLEQIGKAVGECAEAADGLGVQIRVEVHGKDTQEPRRMRAIMDHADHPNAYVCWNSNFGEVVNGSIEANYRLLAHKIGLVHITEIYRAEYPWRELFRLLQADGYEGYTLAEIAHSPEPERLMGYYKALWEAYQA, encoded by the coding sequence ATGAAGCTCGGGTTCGTGACCTACCAGATCGGCCGGGACTGGGACGTGCCGGCCATCATCGACATGTGCGGAAGGACGGGTTTCACGGGCGTGGAACTCCGCACGACCCATGCCCACGGCGTGGAATCCTCGTTGAGTGCGGGCGAGCGTTCGGAGGTACGGCGGCGTTTCGAGGACGGCGGCGTGGACCTGGTGGGCCTCGGCACGGCCTTCGAGTATCATTCGGTCGATCCCGACGAGGTGCGGTCGAACGTGGACGGAACCGTCGAGTACGCGAAACTGGCGGCCGACCTCGGTTGTCCGGGCGTCAAGGTGCGCCCCAACGGCCTGCAGACCGAAGCGGGCATCCCGGAAGAGGCGACCCTGGAGCAGATCGGGAAAGCCGTCGGGGAATGCGCGGAAGCGGCCGATGGCCTCGGAGTGCAGATCCGGGTAGAAGTGCACGGCAAGGACACCCAGGAGCCGCGGCGCATGCGTGCCATCATGGACCACGCGGACCATCCCAATGCATATGTCTGCTGGAACTCGAATTTCGGCGAAGTGGTTAACGGATCCATCGAGGCCAACTACCGGCTGCTTGCCCACAAGATCGGCCTGGTGCACATCACAGAGATCTATCGCGCGGAATATCCCTGGCGGGAGCTCTTCCGGTTGCTTCAAGCGGACGGTTATGAAGGATATACGCTTGCGGAAATCGCCCACAGCCCCGAACCCGAGCGGCTGATGGGCTACTACAAGGCCCTCTGGGAAGCGTACCAGGCGTAA
- a CDS encoding outer membrane beta-barrel protein — protein MGAFMLRRFPAWLAVLLLAAFPAAAQENSGDGTDPGGDSAISGLVEISGFVDASYTYNNLDDSNTFGLDQVEIDLSRNLGDIGSLRADLEWVSDGEGGFTLDAEQGYVTLDLGLGRGEGNYPILTFGKFNAPIGFELLDAPDMYQYSHSLVFNNGLPTNLTGAMLAMDLGDGIDVVVHLTNGWDQNVDTNTNKMVGGRFGYRHEDVVGIGFSAMHGDEEVTVLNSSVENPVSNLTVYDIDLTLTPAPGLIIGGEYNYGKRELDFWDSETKWNGYMVMAHYSLTDVMGLTGRYDYFNTSTRTVTSSAPGLDHTFESDDTLQALTIAPTFALTDGLGFLMELRRDFSDDAIYGDPDEGEQEKSVVNFAFEMTYSF, from the coding sequence ATGGGTGCGTTTATGTTACGCAGATTCCCCGCCTGGCTGGCGGTCCTGCTGCTCGCGGCCTTTCCGGCTGCCGCGCAGGAGAACAGCGGGGACGGCACGGACCCAGGTGGAGATTCGGCCATTTCCGGCCTGGTCGAAATCTCGGGATTCGTTGACGCCAGCTACACCTACAACAACCTCGATGATTCGAATACCTTCGGTCTCGATCAGGTGGAAATCGATCTGTCCAGAAACCTGGGCGATATCGGCTCGTTGCGCGCGGACCTGGAATGGGTGAGCGACGGCGAGGGCGGGTTCACCCTCGACGCGGAGCAGGGGTACGTCACCCTCGATCTAGGGTTGGGCCGCGGGGAGGGGAACTACCCGATCCTGACCTTCGGGAAGTTCAACGCGCCCATCGGGTTCGAACTTCTGGACGCCCCGGACATGTACCAGTACTCCCACTCGCTGGTCTTCAACAATGGATTGCCCACCAATCTGACTGGTGCCATGCTGGCCATGGACCTTGGCGACGGCATTGATGTGGTGGTACATCTTACGAACGGTTGGGACCAGAACGTCGACACGAATACCAACAAGATGGTCGGCGGCAGATTCGGTTACCGCCACGAGGATGTGGTCGGGATCGGCTTCTCGGCGATGCACGGCGACGAAGAGGTAACGGTCTTGAATTCGTCCGTCGAGAATCCGGTCAGCAATCTGACCGTCTACGACATCGACCTTACCCTGACGCCGGCGCCCGGACTCATCATCGGCGGGGAGTACAACTACGGCAAAAGAGAACTGGATTTCTGGGACTCAGAAACCAAGTGGAACGGCTACATGGTCATGGCGCACTATAGTCTTACCGACGTCATGGGATTGACGGGCAGGTACGACTACTTCAACACCAGCACCAGAACCGTTACCTCCTCCGCTCCCGGTTTGGATCATACATTCGAATCGGATGACACCCTGCAGGCCCTCACCATCGCCCCGACCTTCGCGCTGACCGACGGCCTGGGGTTCCTCATGGAACTCCGCCGGGATTTCTCGGACGATGCGATATACGGTGATCCGGATGAAGGCGAGCAGGAAAAGTCGGTGGTCAATTTCGCCTTCGAGATGACCTATTCGTTCTGA
- a CDS encoding CBS domain-containing protein, whose product MNLSRLRVFRLWRVMARRFRQRLHANIERMRTTDQVFMISAAVLIGVLGAGGAIAFRELIMFIESVAWGGGMYDRVSLTTLAVLTVPTAGGLIVGILIYFSTREARGLPDVMEAVALRGGRIRPRVAVETSLATAISIGTGLSVGREGPIAQIGAAIGSTFGRLTHVNVHRMRTFVGCGAAAGIAATFNTPIAGALFSLEVILGNFSFSRFSPIVISSVVATAISRHFLGNQPAIIVPPHGVNHPLEFVLYAVLGILAAIVGTLFVRALYGVEDLYGKVPLPDYLKPMTGGLLVGALALLYPQILGVGYETMDRALFSELEWQFLLILVFMKIAATSFSLGSGASGGVIAPSLFVGCMLGGAFGALVNHLLPGTSATDGAYALVAMGALVSSTIRTPMTSILMIFEMTGNYELILPLAISVIVSTALSAYLLKPSVYTLRLLRRNVDLEKGQETNILRSLTVGQARVASFETIPPQAPLDDLMSRLAESTDTEFYITDDEERYQGTVTFDRIRSLVAYGEDLEGVIVAHDVAQFDLPTVKDGDTLDRVMLLFGRHQVNAFPVVETDSGRLVGVISREHVMDAYNRETARRDLAGEFGSMVDTLSGGQVVQLGDAYAMVEINAPRRFIGSSIRRLQIRSRHGVQILLIRKREHGAGQANRDGQANQDDRANQDDRANRAGQAHFVPAPDYVIQEEDVLLVAGERDRIDRIIHL is encoded by the coding sequence ATGAATCTGTCGAGGCTTCGGGTGTTTCGCCTCTGGCGCGTAATGGCACGGCGTTTCAGGCAACGCCTGCACGCCAATATCGAACGCATGCGGACAACCGACCAGGTCTTCATGATCAGCGCCGCGGTACTGATCGGCGTGCTGGGGGCGGGAGGAGCCATCGCATTCCGCGAGCTGATCATGTTCATCGAGTCCGTGGCCTGGGGCGGCGGAATGTACGACCGTGTTTCACTCACTACGCTGGCGGTGCTCACGGTTCCCACGGCCGGCGGGCTGATCGTCGGCATCTTGATCTACTTCAGCACCCGGGAAGCCCGCGGACTGCCCGATGTCATGGAAGCCGTGGCTCTTCGCGGCGGACGCATAAGGCCCCGGGTCGCCGTGGAGACCTCGCTCGCCACCGCCATCAGCATAGGCACCGGGTTGTCGGTGGGCCGCGAGGGCCCCATCGCCCAGATCGGCGCCGCCATCGGCTCCACCTTCGGCCGGCTGACGCACGTCAACGTCCATCGCATGCGGACCTTCGTGGGCTGCGGCGCGGCCGCGGGCATCGCGGCGACCTTCAACACGCCGATCGCCGGCGCGCTGTTCTCCCTCGAAGTCATCCTGGGCAATTTCTCCTTCAGCCGGTTCAGTCCCATCGTGATCTCCTCGGTGGTGGCTACCGCCATTTCCCGCCATTTTCTGGGCAACCAGCCGGCCATCATCGTTCCCCCGCACGGCGTGAACCACCCGCTCGAATTCGTTCTGTACGCTGTACTGGGCATCTTGGCCGCCATCGTGGGCACCCTCTTCGTCCGGGCGCTTTACGGCGTGGAGGACCTCTACGGCAAAGTCCCGCTGCCAGATTACCTGAAGCCGATGACCGGCGGACTGCTCGTCGGCGCCCTGGCCCTGCTCTATCCCCAGATCCTCGGCGTGGGATACGAGACCATGGACCGGGCATTGTTCTCCGAACTGGAGTGGCAGTTCCTGCTCATCCTGGTCTTCATGAAAATCGCCGCCACGTCCTTCTCCCTGGGATCGGGCGCCTCGGGTGGGGTCATCGCCCCGTCCCTGTTCGTCGGCTGCATGCTGGGCGGCGCTTTCGGCGCGCTGGTCAACCACCTGCTGCCCGGAACGAGCGCCACCGACGGCGCGTACGCCCTGGTAGCCATGGGCGCGCTGGTGTCTTCGACCATCCGGACCCCCATGACGTCGATTCTGATGATCTTCGAAATGACCGGTAATTACGAGTTGATCCTGCCGCTGGCGATCTCCGTCATCGTCAGTACGGCGCTGTCCGCCTACCTGCTCAAGCCTTCGGTTTACACCTTGCGCCTCCTCAGGAGAAACGTGGACCTGGAAAAGGGCCAGGAGACGAACATCCTCAGGTCGCTGACCGTCGGGCAGGCCCGGGTTGCCTCTTTCGAGACGATACCGCCACAGGCGCCGCTCGACGACCTCATGTCCCGCCTGGCCGAGAGTACGGATACGGAGTTTTACATCACCGACGATGAGGAGCGTTACCAGGGAACGGTCACCTTCGACCGCATCCGCAGTCTCGTCGCGTACGGCGAGGATCTCGAAGGCGTCATCGTGGCCCACGACGTCGCCCAGTTCGACCTGCCGACGGTCAAAGACGGCGACACGCTGGACCGGGTCATGCTGCTGTTCGGCCGGCACCAGGTAAACGCCTTTCCCGTTGTCGAGACGGACTCGGGGCGCCTGGTCGGCGTCATCAGCCGAGAACACGTCATGGACGCCTACAACCGGGAGACGGCCAGACGGGACCTGGCCGGTGAATTCGGGAGCATGGTAGACACGTTGAGCGGCGGACAGGTGGTGCAGCTGGGAGACGCATACGCCATGGTGGAAATCAACGCACCCCGGCGGTTCATAGGAAGCAGCATCCGGCGCCTTCAGATCCGCAGCCGGCACGGTGTGCAGATCCTGCTTATCAGGAAACGGGAGCACGGGGCTGGCCAGGCGAACCGGGACGGTCAGGCGAACCAGGACGACCGGGCGAACCAGGACGACCGGGCGAACCGGGCCGGCCAGGCGCACTTCGTCCCTGCGCCGGACTATGTGATCCAGGAGGAAGACGTCCTGCTCGTTGCCGGAGAACGCGATCGCATAGATCGTATCATCCACCTGTAA